TTACCTCTTATGGAACGCGTAAAGGGTCGGGGCGTGGTGATTCCACGGGATAGGCTCATTCGGCCCCCGGGTTCTCTTCCTGAAGAGGAATTCCTGAAGACCTGCTACAGGTGTGGGATCTGTATGAAAAGATGTCCGACGAACGCCATCCAGCCTGCACTTGGTGAGGCCGGTGTTGCGGGCTTGTGGACTCCCGTGCTCGTCATGGCCTTCGGGTATTGTGAACATACCTGCACGGCCTGCGGTGCCCTCTGTCCCACCGGGGCCATTCGGCCGCTTACGGTTGAAGAAAAAATCGGAAAGCCCATAAGGATTGGATCGGCCTACATCGACAGAAGCCTTTGTTTGCCCTGGTCGCAAAACATTCCATGCATTGTCTGTGAAGAACACTGCCCCACGTCTCCCAAGGCAATCTACTTTGAAACGAAAAGACTGAAACGGAAAGACGGGAGCGTTGTGGATCTCCAGCTTCCCTGCGTTGATCTTGCAAGATGCACGGGTTGTGGAATCTGTGAAAACAAATGCCCGGTAAAATCGAAACCGGCGATCAGGATTACTTCCAGCGGGGAAAGTCGATCAGGGATACCGTTGCTACTGCGTTAAGGGGGGAAGAGGAAGGAAGCCTGCATTCTTTCCCCTTCCCTCTTAGCCCTTCATGACTCCTGCAGGTCTAAGGCGGGCTACTTTTTTCGCTATCCCTGCATTGTGAACCACTTCAACAACGTCGCTTACATCCTTGTACGCTTCGGGCATTTCCTCTTTAATCGTCGCCTTACTGGCACCTTTAACGTAGATCCCACGGTCGGCAAGTTCCTGGGCAATTGAACGCCCCCTGGCGGCTTTGATTGCCTGATTTCGGCTCAAGAGCCGTCCGGCGCCGTGGCAGGTGCTCCCAAAGGTTTCTTCCATTGCCCGTTCCGTTCCCACCAGCACATAACTATAACGACCCATATCACCGGGAATAAGGACGGGCTGGCCCACATGTCGATAGGCTTCGGGGACTTCAGGTCTACCGGGCCCGAAACATCGGGTAGCACCCTTTCGATGAACGCATACTTTTACCTTCTTCCCCTGATATTCATGGGTTTCTATCTTGGCAATGTTATGAGCAATATCGTAAAGCAGGCGGATCTGCAGACGCTCTGCCGACTCTCTGAAGAATTGTTCAAAGGTTTCTCTAACCCAGTGAGAAATCATCTGGCGGTTGGCAAAAGCAAAATTGGCCGCAGCCCCCATGGCTCCTAAATAGGCTTTTCCTTCCGGAGAACTGATGGGAGCACAGCAAAGTTGCCGGTCAGGCAGGTCGATACCGTACTTCTGGCTGGTTTTGACAAGCAGGGAAATAAAATCATCGCAGACCTGGTGACCGAGACCACGGGATCCCGTGTGCACAAACACCGTCAATTGTCCCGGAAAAAGACCAAAGGCCTTCGCGGCTTCCTCGTCAAATATTTCTTCCACAAAACCTATTTCTATGAAATGGTTTCCCGATCCAAGCGTGCCAAGCTGATCTTTGCCCCGCTCAAGAGCCTTCTGAGAAACCTGATCCGGGTCAGCCCAGGAAATACACCCACCCTCTTCTATACGATCCAGGTCGCTCTCCGTTCCAAAACCGTTCCTGACCGCCCAACGGGCTCCTTCGGCCAGAACTTTTTTCAATTCCTTCTGAGAAAGAGAAAAATCCTTCCTCGAAGAGCCGACGCCCGAAGGAACGTTCCTGAAAAGGCTTTCAACGAGAGCCTTGATGTCTTCATCGGTAAGATCCTCTCGGCTGATCCCGGTTGTCATCAGCCTTACACCGCAATTTATATCGTATCCCACACCTCCCGGTGAAACCACACCTTCCTCCAGATCAAAGGCGGCCACTCCGCCGATCGGGAAACCGTAACCCCAGTGTATGTCCGGCATAGCCATGGAATAGCCGACGATACCTGGAAGAGTTGCAACATTGGCAACCTGTTGCAAGCTCTGATCCTGCCTGATAGCCTCCATCATCTCATCGGAGGCATAAACCATTCCGTCGGTCCTCATGGGACCCTGACGGGGAATCTTCCAGCGCCAGCGATCGACCCTTTCAACCTTAACCTTACCCACTTCCATGGACATCCTCCAGGCCCTGTGACCTTTCCGTATCGTCCTTTACGGTATCTTTATAATAACGCTCGAGTAGCTTAAAAAAAAGCACATGCATCTCATCAAAATGCTCCGCCAGAAGCCGAAAGTTTTCGAACAGGTCACTACCGGAGTCCCCCAACGACAGTTGTCGTAACACTTTGCTCTGGGCTTCCCTGTAGGAGTCCACAATCCTTTCCCCGCTTATGCGCATAAAATTCCACAGGTCAAAGGGCCTCAGATTCCTGGTCTTTTCATCAACCACGGAGAGCTTCTTATGATAGGATTCTGCAAGACTTCTTATAAACTCCACATCTCTGTCGTTCCACTGCATAGGTTTTATCTCCTTTCTGTCAGTTTTTGTCGGTATATCGCCCGAAAATCCTTTGACCTCTTAGCCCCCGCAAGATACTACATTCTTTACAACTTCTAAAAAATACCTTAACTTCGCCTGTCAATTATTCCGGCATTGTGCCGTTACGGAGGATCGATCAAATGCGAAGCAGGGTTCTCACCATTCAAGTGGGGGAAAACTTGAAGATTCCAATCTCGGGGCTAAATCCGAACCTGGAACGAAGGCTCTTTGAAAGGCTTGTTATGCCCAATCCCGAGTATGAACAGCGGCATCAAAGCGGAATGTGGATAGGAAACATTCCTCCGACAATCTCCTGCATACGGCGCTTAAAAAGAACATATGCTCTGCCACGTGGGTTCCTGCCGGAGCTCATCTCTCTTTGCAACTCCTTCAGACAGGCCTACAAGATTGTCGATTCACGAAAGGTTTTTAGTCCAATTTTTGTCGATTTCCACGGTTATCTTAAGGAGTACCAGCAGGATGCGGCAGAGGCAATTCTGGAGAAGGATTTCGCAACAATTGTCGGAGGGTACAAAAGCGGTAAAACCGTCATTGCCCTTTATACGGTTGCAGAAAGAAAGCAGCCCACGCTTGTGATAATCCCGAAGCTGGAACTGCTGGATGGCTGGATACGCAAGATCGGCATGTTTCTTCAGATCCCCGAACATGAAATCGGTCGTTTTATTCAGGGCCAGAAAAAACTGGGAAGTCGAATTACGATAGCACACTCCAGTGAGGTATTGAGACACTGGAGGGAACTTCAGGGACACTTCGGTTACGTAATTTTTGACGATGCCAACAGATGCCCTCACAGGGTACTTTCCCAGATCATGTGGCGATTTGACTCCAAATACACTCTGGGGCTCTGTCATGAACTCGATCCCAACGACAGGCTTACTCAGATTATAACACTGTACCTGGGCGAGGTCGTCTACAGGATTGATCCGGAAAATGCCCGGGAAGGAAGAGGTATTATTCGAGCTCATGTGGTCGCAAAGACCACCGAATTTACCTATCCCTACACATCCAGAATGGATTATCTTCCGATGCTTCAAAAACTCATGGAAGACGAAGCGAGAAATCGTCAGATCGCATCGGATGTTCTGGCCGAAGTACTTCAGGGCATTCGCCCCGTCGCATTAATCACAGGCGGTCCGCTTCAGGAAGAAGCACTCTACAACATGCTCCTGGAAAAGCCGATTAGAGTTTCCAAGATAATCATGCCCTACGACGATATTACCAGAGAAGCTTCTTATGACGGGGTTTCACCCGCATCCAGTACGGAGCTCAAGATCGATCCCGACGCCGACGTTTATCTTTTGACGTCGCAGACTCTGATAAGATGCTATGCCGCCCTCAATGTGAGATCTCTTTTCCTTGCGGTGCCTCTATATTTTCATGTCGAACTGGCTAAAGCCATATCCCATCTGGCTCAAGAGTGTGAGAAATCCGGTTACGGGCGCTTAAGAATTTACGACTACGTAGATTCTGCCATAGCCCTTTTGTTCAATTACTTCAGAATGAGGTCCTATAATTACGGCGTTCCTCCGGAGACGCTACTTGCTAAAGTGGCAGGCTCTGTGCAAAGGTAGCAGAGAGATTGATAGAGGGAGCATCTAAAAATGTTAAATTCAAAGGGGGAGAGTGGATATGCCTTTGCGCCTTGCCGTAGGAATCGGGGTCGTTCTGGTGTTCCTGGGTTGTTCGGCGGTAGGACCCGACTATCCGGGCATAAGACCAAGAAGCCCCGAACAGTGGCGGGCCGACACGGAGGGCAAGGTAAAACAGGTTCAGGAGATGGATGAGGCGTTACTGGAAGAATGGTGGCAAATATTTGATGACCCCGTTCTGTCACGTCTGGAATCGGAGGCGATCAGAGGAAACCTGACGATCAAAGAGGCGGTGGCAAGGATAAAACAGGCCAGAGCACTCCTGGGTGTTGAGCGGGCCGGTTTTTATCCCAAGGCAGATGCCTCAGGCAGTTACTCAAGACAAAGGACGAGTTCGGCTCTGGGAGAAACCGACTCATTTAATATCGCCATCGATTCTGCATGGGAGATCGACATTTTTGGCGGCACCAGGCGGGCTGTAGAGGCGGCCGTTGCCGAACTGGAAGCCGAAGAGGCCGGTCTTGAGGATGCCCTTGTGAGCCTT
This Thermodesulforhabdus norvegica DNA region includes the following protein-coding sequences:
- a CDS encoding RtcB family protein — translated: MEVGKVKVERVDRWRWKIPRQGPMRTDGMVYASDEMMEAIRQDQSLQQVANVATLPGIVGYSMAMPDIHWGYGFPIGGVAAFDLEEGVVSPGGVGYDINCGVRLMTTGISREDLTDEDIKALVESLFRNVPSGVGSSRKDFSLSQKELKKVLAEGARWAVRNGFGTESDLDRIEEGGCISWADPDQVSQKALERGKDQLGTLGSGNHFIEIGFVEEIFDEEAAKAFGLFPGQLTVFVHTGSRGLGHQVCDDFISLLVKTSQKYGIDLPDRQLCCAPISSPEGKAYLGAMGAAANFAFANRQMISHWVRETFEQFFRESAERLQIRLLYDIAHNIAKIETHEYQGKKVKVCVHRKGATRCFGPGRPEVPEAYRHVGQPVLIPGDMGRYSYVLVGTERAMEETFGSTCHGAGRLLSRNQAIKAARGRSIAQELADRGIYVKGASKATIKEEMPEAYKDVSDVVEVVHNAGIAKKVARLRPAGVMKG
- a CDS encoding DEAD/DEAH box helicase family protein, which produces MRSRVLTIQVGENLKIPISGLNPNLERRLFERLVMPNPEYEQRHQSGMWIGNIPPTISCIRRLKRTYALPRGFLPELISLCNSFRQAYKIVDSRKVFSPIFVDFHGYLKEYQQDAAEAILEKDFATIVGGYKSGKTVIALYTVAERKQPTLVIIPKLELLDGWIRKIGMFLQIPEHEIGRFIQGQKKLGSRITIAHSSEVLRHWRELQGHFGYVIFDDANRCPHRVLSQIMWRFDSKYTLGLCHELDPNDRLTQIITLYLGEVVYRIDPENAREGRGIIRAHVVAKTTEFTYPYTSRMDYLPMLQKLMEDEARNRQIASDVLAEVLQGIRPVALITGGPLQEEALYNMLLEKPIRVSKIIMPYDDITREASYDGVSPASSTELKIDPDADVYLLTSQTLIRCYAALNVRSLFLAVPLYFHVELAKAISHLAQECEKSGYGRLRIYDYVDSAIALLFNYFRMRSYNYGVPPETLLAKVAGSVQR